TGCACGGGCTAATATCTCGAAGAATTACAATGCATGCATGATTTGAGCTACGAATTACCTAACCTCGTACAAGTTCCAAAGGTCGTGTCCGCACTTTGCTATTTTGAGTTTTAGTTTTTGGTCCTTACTTGGCATTGAGGTtgaaggggtatttatagacaGGTCACACTTGGCTAGTGACATCCAAGTGGTGTAATTCAAAGATAGTTGTTGCCCACACAAGGATTCAACAGTCAAATTTGATGACGACGTCATCAGTTCCGCTCAGATGGTGCCGACCCGATCTGAACCCAAATAGAATTACACTAATCTTGGAGCgtttaatcattttttcatttccttaagggtatttttataatttacccaattgTGGTGTGTGACCCCCACATCAATGACCTTTACCCagtaaaagtgaaaattgatCAAGGTCCAATAACAAGGGTACGCATTGTTATGTAAGTTGAACTATGTCAAGAATCAAAGTCTCGGATCTGCAAGCAAGATCCAGAATCATTGAGTGATTGAAAAATCAGTTCGATTGGCGTGAGTCTCATAATTCCTACTCCTATTAGTTCTACATTAGGCATTCGTGTGGTAGCTTTTCCTCATAAGTGATGAGCAATGAATGCTGACCCCTCTATTTGATGCCCAGCCCATGTGTGGATGTCGAAAACTTTGTTCCTTATGAATTCTGTACCAATAGTTTTGTGCTGTCGGTGAGAGAAGCGGTAGTTAGAGGTTGGTATTGGGATGCAAGAAGTATGATAAGTGACTGGTGGTTAGAGCTTGGTATTGCTATGCTGTTCGCATGTTAAATGCTAGAAGAAGGTTAGTGTTGAACATGTACTGCTagattattacaaattaaagaCCTCATCTTGCTTGCTGCATTCCcccacaaaatattaaataccaTTCcctaatatgaatatatatatatatataacactgTTCTGAATAATTGGCATCTTCCGCCATGTGCCATGTTCAGGCACTCTATTGAAATAGACATTGGATTTCTGATTCAACagaaatacaaaacaaaaatgactCAAGTTCCTTTTCTTGAAGTCTATCACTCTTTTTTCACCttcataatttcttcaaagacgttatattttaatcttatgGAAGATACAATAACCTTACTGGCTATACTAAAGAATCCCCCCAATTTGTATACATTCTCttactttttatattgaaGAAACCAGTGAGAAACCAGCAGAGGCAGTAGAATTGGAGCTACCCTTTTCTAGTGCATTCAGTTTGGCGAAAACACCGACCAGTGGAGCAGTGTTGTAAGTGCAAGCCTCAGTTTGCACAAAGTTTCCCCGTCTGTCGACGAATTCATCTTTGCTATCAGGTCCACCAACCAGGGCTCCGACAAGAACATTCGGGTTTGGATCCTGGCGACCATGCCAGTGATCATAACCCTGAGTGCACCCTACAAAAACCTTGCTCTCTCTGTATGGTTCCATGGATGCACCCCTATGGTGCACTCTCTTGGGATAGGCTGGTCCATAGCCAACCAAGTAGCTTACTCCCATGGGATTGGAGCCCAAAATGTAGGCCACCTGTGATTTGACAAATGAGAGGATCTCATGGGATCCCACTGAATCTGTGGGGCAGTTGAGCATTTGATTGGTGGCATGGAGGTGTTCAGAGTAGACTGTGAGTAAGAAAACAGCAGTTGAAACATACTGCATGTTGTTCCATTGGCGGGTGTAGAGGAGTCCACCTGGGGTGCGTTGCACATTAGTGGAATTGTTCTTGTTCAAGCATGCACAAATATAGTGCTCTGCCTTGGACCTGTATTGTTGGAGGATCTCCTGCTGTTGATTGTTTTTACCTTCCATCGGCAACTGCAAAAATActaacttatattataaaaagaagaagaagaaacacaaACAGAGACGTCTGCATTTAGGGGatggaaaattgcatttcttttGGCACATATAGGACACGACTGTTTGTACTTTCGATCCCCTATCTTACtggattaattttttgaacataagattaaaaatcatgtaaaTATAGTTATATCTACTAATCAACTGGGAtcaaatttgttatatattgaaattactttttaaatttgtgggataaaaaatattaacccGCAGACTGtaagaccaaaaatgcaatacTCCATATTCTATAGTAATAAAAGTACAATTTCCCCTTTAGGGGACAAGGGTTAGTGACGATGCCACTATAGGAGAGGACTTTTTCGAGTCTTGGTGAATAAACTTCCACCAATTATACTGCAATCAAGGAAAATGTTGGGACTCTATGAATTCCTCTATCTTGAAAGcattggggggggggggggagggagGGAGAGGGGGGAAAAGNNNNNNNNNNNNNNNNNNNNNNNNNNNNNNNNNNNNNNNNNNNNNNNNNNNNNNNNNNNNNNNNNNNNNNNNNNNNNNNNNNNNNNNNNNNNNNNNNNNNNNNNNNNNNNTTGGGCCTtttgaatttccttttttttaaaagaatgggggggggggggttaggAAGAGAGAGGTGTAAAATGTTTTGATTTGGTTTTGATGAGTTGAAAAAGGTGAAAATCCAAGACCAAGTTTACTAAGCGTGGAGGGGTAGCCTTTGTCGCACTTTACGCCAATGCTAATGATGCCATATTGACTATAAAAAGAATCCTTCTTTGGGTTATATGTGAGATTTTgagtttcaattattaaaagaaaaaaatcctCGATATTCATTCTagtagaaaaagaagagaaattacCGTAGAGGCAATGATTTGGAGACCGGCGTACTTAACATCCCAGCTGAACTCAGTGATGGCCCAACTGATCCCACCAAAGGGAAGGGCGTTTTGAATAGCATAATTGAGGTAATTGGAGTTGTCGGTGGCCTTATATAGCCACAAAGCAGCCCACAACAACTCGTCCATGTACCCGCTCACCGACGTGTAATACCCCTTTGCTCCTCCTATACTCTTGTCATATTTACCTCTATACTTGTCCCCAAATTCAAACAGCTGCAACACACATAAACACTTCATCAACCCACCTTCTTTTCTTACATATCTCTATCTTATTTcatctatctttttttttttatatataatagactTATcgtatgattaatttaaattttagcaACCTGAAATGAACTAAAATTTGGCATTGCTTTTCACTGCTCCAcctatttttgttaattaaactGCTTTTGTCACAAAGTAAGAAGGAAGATTACGTGAAGCCgtattaaataatgaacaaAAGACCTACTTCTGTCTGCCTCTCTAACCACCTCATTAACTAACTTACCTGTTGTGCGTGCTCCAATAGAAGGTGGGAGTAATGTGGGTTTGTTCTCCTAAACACGATGGAGGCCGCTGCCATGGCCGCTGCTGTCTCCGCCGCCACTTCGGACCCGGGATTGTCCTCATCCAACTTGTATGCGCGGCGGGACGTCGTCATGTCCTCCGGCCGCTGCCAGCACAGGTGATCGGTGTCGCCATCACCCACCTGAGCAACCACCACTAAGTCTAAATTAAACGTCCGTCGTTATCATTGTTCCCCCCTTAATCATATCACAAAGCACGAGATAATTGCTCGTACTTTTCCTTAACACGACATTTTCTCTGTTGTCCGAAACCGACACTAGCTACTTTAGAGTGATGACTATAAAcaagatttgaaattttcggaCCCACCCAGAAATCAGGGGCGTGTGTTACTGTAATCACTGCAGCTCTCTCCAAGATTCAAACCCACTTTAATTCTCCGGCGTGATTGGGGGATTAAAGCCCACACTTTTTCTTGAAGTGAAAATTCGTGCTTCTCTTTGagtgaattttttgaaattttttgaaagaataagCGACACGACATCCCCACAAAAagttgagaaaaaaagaaagaattcaATCACCTGAGCCCATAGAACATGAGGATGAAAGAAAGAATTCAATCACCTGAGCCCATAGAACATGAGGATGAGTGTGTGCTTTGATGAAATAATCAGTTCCCCATTTGATCGCATCAAGGGCGTGGCGGAGCTCGCCGGCGGCGGCAATTTCATCCCGGAATTCAAGAACACCCCATGAAAGCATTGTAATGGTGAAGGCCATTGGCAGACCAAACTTCACATTGTCGCCAGCATCATAATAGCCTCCCACCAAGTCCACCTATTCCCAACAAACAACCTAGAAACTGTCACACACTGCCCATACTAACTCAATTTAATGAGATTAACAAAATGGTTTAAATGCATTAATTACGAAAGAAACGTTGTTCAGACCCCTTGCTCGAGACCGTCGGTGAGGCCGGAGTGGTGGCGCCACCGCACTCTCTGGTTGTAGGGGAGGCGGCCGGAGCGCTGCGCCTCAAAGTAGAGGAGGCTCTTGGACAGAGCATCTTCATAATCAAAGGAttcagagagagaaagagcgGGGAAGAGGGAAAGAAGTAAGAGGAAGAAATGTGAAAGCAACTTGCGTCGGCATTGGCTTTTCTTCCCCATTGTTTCAATTCTGATGTTAGTTCTGTTGAGCTGCCTCtccctttctctctttttcttatgGTGTCCCTCTTTATATAGCATGCTAGGGAGGCACGTGACACTCGGATTTTTTGCATGAGATCATTAATGTTAATTCCctatattttctcatttttttctgcttattattattattgtcaattaattctgaaaaattctttttcagaCTGGATTTTGCCGGATCTTAAACCAATCATTCGacaagtgtaatacacttactgtataattaatatatcgttcaaaaaatttgataaatcacaaaataaatatatcaactaCGCAATTGATTTAGTTGAACAAAAcatgatttttcattaattattgatatttagaGGAATTTGAAATGAGGGTGGAGGGAGAGATGTatgatggatggatggattGTTGGAGTGTGGAAGTCATTGTTGCATGCTGCTGTGTTACATGTATTGTATATGTTACATGTGCGTAAAGTGAATTTGAACAGTTGTCCAGTAAAGGGAAAATGAGATTCGTAGCATATGGCCTATATGCAGCGTTACTTTTGGAAATTTGAGTCTGTAGTTTGCCACATCATTTCAGGTATTAAAAACAGGCAGAGTTATAGTGATCCAGTTAATGCCTTTTTACCCCTTCATTACTCCCACTGCATATCAAATTAGGTTGCTACCCAAAAagtgaatttatttattgtatccGTGCAGTGTAGGTGTGGAGTTTGAGGTTTTATATTATGAGCTTCTTTGATgcattattgaaatttgagtATGATTAAATGTTATTGTCGGGAGCCTATTTTACAATTTGTTCAGGTAGAGATTCtgcaaaatttaactatttatttaatatatacacaccgACTATACAAagattatgttatttattttaagataaattctaacaaaattcTCTAAAATCTAGCACATGTATAACTATCTTCTTATTGTTTGAGAAATACTAATAGTTCTGATTTAACGTTTGTCCAacttttctatattattagttttaatttggttttcattcattttttcgtAAATAAACGAGTTGAAATGCCTTTGTGGGcaattaaatgattttatttattttgtaaaattttctaagaCTACAGGGGCAAGGAAATTTCaccttgtttttattttttttaaaagaaacaataaGGTAGATATTTTTTAGCTCCGATCAAAGATTACATTATTCCATTTGAAATCATATAAACTTCATGAgaactcattgtaatttacttgttatcttatttaaaaaagtattttatacaGGTGGTATCTATAAGTTAAatgatatagaaaatatagtatgaattGAATTAGAAATCCAATCCACCTGTCCAATGCCAAAACAGTCTCTAATGACCATTCTTAGTTAATTAGCTGGTGAAGCGGTTGATTAGCTAATTGGTTGTgataacaaaagaattggagTAGTTTCCAAAGGATTAAATAAGGGTTGGGTGGTCAATCCCTAAAGTTGCATGGGCTTTTCTAATAATGAACAAAATTGTTGTTGTGGACACCTTATTAGTCTTTGTTGCATTTAggctttaaatttttattttagtccaatcaagaaaacataatCTATAAACGATGAGTAGGATAACCAAAACATTATGACAATAATCATTTTGGAATTCAAGCAATTAATTGTGGACCAAGAGAGGTTTTGAGATAATAATGGTTAGGTTAATTCTCAAAATGGAAATACAATATGATGTCTAAAGAGAGTTGTAaacatcaaataaatgaaCCAACCACCTAAATTCACATAGAttggaaattttgaaaatctagAATGATAATCCTGATTCTTTGGCCTTGTTCGGCTAATTACAtactattcaaattttttgaactatagCTTATAACATtgtaatgaatttcaaattccatggagataaatgtaaaaaacaaTCACCCAAAAGCAAATATTACGGTGAAAAAGCACATGTtttgaagaaatgaaaacaacCACCCATAAAGCGAAAAAAGATTAAGAAGACGTACTGGGACAAGACATTTTGCTGTCTGAAATTAGTTGCAGGATTTGCATTTTTGTCAGACTAATAACGAGGTAAGTCGGACATCAGAGTTAGTAGCAAGGTTGGCAGATTGATCTTGTGCCTCCCAAATGGCGTGGGCCTAAGACGAGCTCCACCGCCAATTCTAAGCCACAGGGTTAGGTTGATACAGGGTCTTTTTAAGACAAGATCTCCACACCCTGGCCATGCCAAGATTGCTCGACCAATTGTTAGCTCTTCTTCATTAACTGGTAATAATTCAACACAACATAAGACCTAAGAAAATCATGAGCCCTCCAAGTAATTGACCACAGCATCTCACACCGACACACaagatatatgtttttttctgtATGGATATGAAGAGTCTCAAAGCACATAACATATTTGATAACATACAGAACGTCCGCTTCTTGGACCTCCAAAACCTTGGACTcttgcaaagagaaaaatgtCAACACAACAAGAATCAGCAGTTTACAAAGCTTGGGAACCTTGATTATCATAAACTAAATTATATCATAACCCTCCCAAGAGAAAACAATGAGGCAGCCAACAAACTGAAACAGAATGACTGCAATGGGACAACAGTAATCACGACAGAACACTGAGTGAGTgcttaaaaagtttaaattccAACAGTATTGTGTCGCTCATAATATGTTCTCAGAACCCAATAAAACTAGTAATTTAGGGATTATCTAGAACTCATGTGCTAAAATAAGTCTAGAATTCTGATCTATATTACAATCCCAAGGCCTTTCCATGAATTCAATTACATAGCTGCACCTCCAGTCTGGTGCAGCATGGCGTCTATCTCATCACCATCCTCCATTTCCAGCTGCAAAAAGTGGAACACCATGTTAACTCAGTGTACTTTATAGCTGAGATAAGTGTATTTCTGTAGTTGCAAATGTTACAGAGAGGAAGAGGGAGAAAGGTAACCTCATCTGGGGTTTGCTCCCCCCGGAGGCGACGACCATCAAACAGAAAAGCAATAGAATTGAAGTCCACAGATTGCCGGTCACAATAGGCGTTCATAAGTTTCTTTAGCTGTGTGCTTCTCTTAATCCTGAAAAACACTTCATTCCCATCCTACAAGAACAATCAGAGCATCGTGTTGCTTGTTACAGTTTCCGAGCATCCAAAATTTACTCGACCATGACATATTACATATCATATTAGTAGctcaaaacacaaatactttttcaatataata
This genomic window from Sesamum indicum cultivar Zhongzhi No. 13 linkage group LG12, S_indicum_v1.0, whole genome shotgun sequence contains:
- the LOC105174895 gene encoding small ubiquitin-related modifier 1 gives rise to the protein MSGQEEDKKPADASAHINLKVKGQDGNEVFFRIKRSTQLKKLMNAYCDRQSVDFNSIAFLFDGRRLRGEQTPDELEMEDGDEIDAMLHQTGGAAM
- the LOC105174894 gene encoding endoglucanase 11, with amino-acid sequence MGKKSQCRRKLLSHFFLLLLSLFPALSLSESFDYEDALSKSLLYFEAQRSGRLPYNQRVRWRHHSGLTDGLEQGVDLVGGYYDAGDNVKFGLPMAFTITMLSWGVLEFRDEIAAAGELRHALDAIKWGTDYFIKAHTHPHVLWAQVGDGDTDHLCWQRPEDMTTSRRAYKLDEDNPGSEVAAETAAAMAAASIVFRRTNPHYSHLLLEHAQQLFEFGDKYRGKYDKSIGGAKGYYTSVSGYMDELLWAALWLYKATDNSNYLNYAIQNALPFGGISWAITEFSWDVKYAGLQIIASTLPMEGKNNQQQEILQQYRSKAEHYICACLNKNNSTNVQRTPGGLLYTRQWNNMQYVSTAVFLLTVYSEHLHATNQMLNCPTDSVGSHEILSFVKSQVAYILGSNPMGVSYLVGYGPAYPKRVHHRGASMEPYRESKVFVGCTQGYDHWHGRQDPNPNVLVGALVGGPDSKDEFVDRRGNFVQTEACTYNTAPLVGVFAKLNALEKGSSNSTASAGFSLVSSI